The Betta splendens chromosome 2, fBetSpl5.4, whole genome shotgun sequence nucleotide sequence CCCATAAGTTTAACATCTTCACAAGCACCCAAAATAAACTTGGAGATCAAGCTTGGTAGTTTAGAGTATGACAAGGTGAGAACTCCTTTGTtatagtttttttatatttcaaatcTATTAAGCTGCATTGTTTTTCAAATAATCACATAACTTTTGCAGGTGAATGTAATGGTGGTCCCCATGCTCAACAGAAAACTGACTTCTACTGCAATTGGCAAATGTCTGtcaaaaaaagtgaataagTTCAGGACAAAGTTTTTCTTGGCAGCAACAAAGTGCACCCTCCAACCTGGAGACGTCATGCAGGTTGATGCTCCTCCATCTCTTGGCTGCTCCAAGATCCTCTTCATTGAGTGTCTGCCGTGGGACGGAGTCAGAGGACAGAGTAAACAGGTAAGATAAGACTGGAGTGCATGAAGGTACAATAAAACAATAGACTTTCTCACAGGAGGACCTGAGTTTGATCCCAGtataatacagtacattaaccACCTAATTGTTACAAATGTTGTTATGGTCATTTTTAAGAATTAAAAACCAGAGGGATACAATGTAAGTAGACTTGTTCGACTTGGCGGACACAATTATTAACACCTGAAAGTCCTGTTGAATATTCTGAGTAAAAATTGTTGAAATCTGTGGCTAGGTTATCTCATTTGATTGGTCCTCTTTGGTTCTGTcctgaattattttattaagtgACTCTTATTGTAGTACAATTAGGAATACACTAAAGAATTGGACATTTGTGTTGCTAGAAATTACACCTTCAACGTCTTtgtctgtttattgttttcCAGGCTCTTGCTAGTGGATTGAAGAGGTGTCTGGACCTCTGTGTGCAGCAGGGCTCCAGTTCAGTTGCCTTTCCCATCATTGGACCTGGACTGGTTCTAAAGTACCCACTGAGAGAAGCCGCTAAAGTTCTGACTGAAACCATTCGTCAGTTTGCATTGTCTACATACTCTGGGTCTCTGTCCACcatccatgttgtcattaaACCTGGCTATGCTAACACAGTAGAGGTGAGAAATGACTAATGTAACTAAGATGAATGTACAACTTGTTATAAAGTGTGTAATGCTGTTCTTTTTATTCACAGTGCTACCATGATGTCTATAGATGGCTCAATTTGAACATGACCCAGGGAGACCAAGGTAAACTAGAGAACTGTTCTGAACAACTTGGTAAATCTGTCAGTTTGATATAGTATTTGAATGCATATTTGACTTAATTAGCTGCAGACAACAAGCAGCCTCATCACTAGTTTATGTTTCAGACAATCATCAACAtgattttcttcttctcagtAATTTTCAGGTCAATCACTACTGACCTTGATGAGATCGCCATGACTGTGGGAGAAGGGGTTAAGCTAACGCTGGTGATTGGTGACATCACTAATGAGACCACAGACGGCATAGTGAACTCAACTGACTTTATTAGGTTTAATACTGGTAGGTTTAATACTGGAGTTGCTGTAGctaaacatacacatagactggATGGATcatattcaaataaaatattatgactatcactattattattaattccaTTCTCATTAGTCTGAGTTCTTTTTTGTGCTCACTTGAAGGCTTAACCAAGACTGTTACCTAATGTCATCTTTATTTAACAGGTGGTGTGTGCAAAGATATTTTAGCTGTAGCTGGTCCAGATGTTGAGGCTGAGTTAAAAAAAGGTAAGAAAAAATATAAAGTACACGTTTTTGAGCAAATAACACTTTTCACTGTCTtatctgttttgtctttgttgtgttttctgtagcAAAAGTGAACCAGGGAGAGGTTTTTGTTACACACCCTGGCTCATTCCCTTGTAAAGCTATTTTACATGTGTATGGACAACGAGATGCAGGTGTCATTGAACAACTGGCCTGTAAAATAATTCAATATTGTGAAACCTTTGAATTTAAATCCGTGGCCATTCCTGCCATCTGTGCCGGTAAATGAAGCATAAGACCCACACATCAGGATAAGATAAGATATCAGAATTATGATTTTGTCAGTGTCCATTTAAAGATTTTACCTGTTTTTGTAGGCGCTGGTAAAATGGACCCTGGTGTTGTGGCAGGAGCCATCCTCCAAGGGATCAAAACTGCCATCTTGTCTACTCCCCTTTCCTGTCTGACTGACATCCGCCTTGTGCTTATTAACATCAACCTGGTGTTTGCTTTTGCAAAGAAAGCAATGCAAGTGTTTCCTACTGTTGTGATCGACAGAGGTGATGACAATATGTGGGACAACACTTTTTTACTAATtatatatcatattatatatattgtcATAAATGTATATTATGTGTTTATGTCACTTTACAGTGTCTGCATCTCAGATGCCTCATGTACAACAGCAAGATCAGTCAAGTACCAACACAGACCTCAGCATCCTCTGCACCAGTTCAACAAACCAACAGTCTGTCTTCCACTTCCTGGGTCTCAACACACAGACTATGGACACTGCTATGACAAAGCTGAAAGAGCTCTATCAGGCTCAGTGCTCCACACAAACCTTCACCCAGGAACAACTGGAAGTCCTCactcaaaatgaaataaaagatcTGAAGCACCTGTTGGAGAGTCAGGGTCTGCACATAAAGAGAGACCAGTCTGGACAGGGCATCCTGACAGTGTGTGGGTTAAAAGATGGGGTCAGCCAGGTGATGCAGATGGTAAATGGGTTTCAGAAGAACTCCCTCATCAGAGAAATAAGACTCAGGGATGAGGATGAGTTGTACCCTCGTGTTGCTTGGTGCATCCTCGGATGTAATGGAAACTGGGAGAGACTACCCAAAACAGCCAATTATGACCTGGAAAACAATGGTGCATCAGGAGGGATAGTTGACGCACAAGGCAACTCATGGAGTGTGAATCTGCAGGGAATGAAGGCCACAAGACGACAAACTGGacaaaagacaaagctgaaacGACTTGAGAATCGTCCAGGTATGATTGCATACAGTAACAACTGTTACCCTTCAAAGTAACCATAGAAATATTCACTAAAATGCTCTTATGTTTAATGATGGTTTAAATTAAGTTACTGGAAGGTTGTGGTAGTTGAGAACTTAattcaaaatatacaaaaataaaaacatgaatcacTGCCATTTAAGTCCTTGCAGTTTGCATAAATTAAccaaattttttatttattttcaaagctgattgttttaaatatttcttttctAACATGTCTCAGACTTCATTTTACCTGTGTATTGGGACAACATGACGGTTTCTGAGACCACAAAGGTGGTTGTTCTACATCCTTCCTCTGTAGAGTACAGGGCAGTGAAGGAGGCCTTTAGACGAACGGTCACAAAGACTGTAACAAAGGTAACTTACTGTACCATTAAGAAATAGTCCAAAGAAACTATGATAATAGTAACAGAAAATCCCTactattattttgtttttgccttgCTTTTTGACATTCATGGGGCTTTACTTAAATGGGTTATTCTACTTACAGTAGCCTCAATGTTTAGCAGGtcacagttttcttttttggaTCTTTTGTTAGATTGAGCGTGTGCAGAACATCCACCTGCATTGTGCCTATGAAACATTGAAGAAGCAAATATCTGATAACAACATTCTTTTGGGTGGACCTGGGGAAAAGCTTCTGTACCACGGGACAAGTCAAGACAACTGCAACTCTATCATGAAAACCGGCTTCAACAGGAACTTTGCTGGACAAAATGGTAATAGTGTCTGGGACCGAaagcatcagtcagtcagtggagCAGGATCTGACCAGAACTAACAcaacagtgacatctgcagccaGAGTCATTCACTGTAGATACATTCTTATCACTTTTTATGCAGTATGGAAACAAAACTTATTTCAGAGGTATATTTTAAGCAGTACATGTATGCTGCCTGTAAACTTCAGTAATAACAGTATCAGGTAATAATAAACAAGGATAAATGTATTTCTCTGGCATTTGGGAATATAGGCACACACCAGTACAACCCTTACTGGTTCAAAGACCCTTTATTGTTTGTGaatagtagcagcagtagtagtagtagtaataataatatactgtacagtatacaccTTTGCCCTGAATACTTCAATGTCCCAAGTACTGTACCATGTTCAACAATaaataacatatacagtacaacaaaaTAGGTGGGCACACTGTGTTCTAGCAACAGTCAAAATGGATCCTTTGTTTCCAAAGCTAACTATGTCACTAAAGTTACAAATTAGAAGCCTTCATTGATTAgtttttgtacagtacaaataAATAGTTGGTCACTGTAAAACCTATTAATGAAGACGAGGGAGCTGTTGGTAACtccctgttttcttttattttcagcaACTTTATATGGTCATGGAACCTACTTTGCTGTAGACGCCAGCTACTCAGCCAATATCAAATACTCTAAACCAGCTGCTGACGGCTCCCAGTCAATGTTTGTGGCTCGAGTCCTGACTGGAACTTACACTGTTGGCCACAGTAACATGAAGGTGCCTCCACATTGTAACAACCAGCAGCCAGACGACCGCTACGACAGTTTGGTTGATAACATAAACAACCCCAGCATGTATGTTGTGTTCCATGACAGCCAGGCGTACCCAGACTACCTCATTACCTTTAAATGAAAGTATACTGAAATTTAGAAAACAATTGTtcacacaaatacattattATTGTAAGATTGTGTATGATCGCAATacttaacatacagtattttaataGGACAAGTAGACTACTCCTACAATTGTAAAGTAGTACAAATATATATACTTACTAGTTAATATGTACACTCACAAGGCACTTTACTATAGTTCACTATGGTTCACTGTTTTATACTGTCCTATTTAAAAGTTCAAATCAATTAAATCAATTATAGCAATCGATTCAGAAAATGGTTCGGTAATGTGACAAAAGTGACTCACCACTTTTgataggtttttgttttttgcaaaaAAAATTAGCAAAAATTAAAGTAAGTAAAGTGCCattaaaattgtaaaattgATTAAATGCTTGGCAGTTTTGGGCAGGTCTGAAGgtgtgatttacaaaaaaaaactctacagaagtttttacagtatgttcgtGGCGTTTTTTGCCACAAGGGTCTCCAGTGTATACAAAATGTATAACTTCTGTATAAATtatgataaaaatgaaaaaaacactggaattcaaaacttaataaaaataaaacacaaattatgccagcagctgtaaacacagcaaaaaatgatcagaaactgaaaaaaaacaaaaaatgacagATGAAGGGCTAAGGGTTAAAGTTAGGCTAAGTTAAGCTAACGCTGGTAATTGGTGACATTATTAATGAGCGCATAAACGGCATAGTGAACACATCTGACTTCATTAGGTTTAATGATGGTAGGCGAGAGCCTGCTGTAGgtaaacatacatatatattaataGAAGAATGCTAGGcacaaatatgtacagtaaaatacCCTCACTAGCCTCAGTTTTATTTGTTCACTGCTCACTTGAAAACTAAACCAAAAAACATTACCTGCTAAATAACACTTGCTACCATGCTGATGATAAAAGACTACCAAAGTTAACCAATAACCTCTTTATTCAATTGATGTTGTGTGCACACATATCTTAACAGTAGCTGATGCAAACATCGAAACTCAACTGAAAGGTAAGGTaatgtttcaaatgtttttggAGGAACTGGTAAAATGGACCTAAAGTTCAACGGATTTTTATTCTTTGATGTCTGTTAAATTGAGCCTGTGAAGAACATCTACATTACCTGTGTTGTGCCAATGAAGCACTAAAGAAACAAATGTCTGTTAAGACCAAACTGGAGGGTGGAGCCAGAGAAAAGCTTTTGTACCACAGCACAAGTCAGGACAACTGCAGCTCTATGCGAAAACTGGCTTCAACAGGACAAAATGGTAATGATGTCTTTCAAAATAGTACAACTGACATCTGCAGGCTGAGTTTACGAATAGTTACAAAAACAATTTCAGGGCATTTGCTTCTCTGCCACATTGTTACTGTTAATTTGGGTCATTTTAACAAATAGGTACAGTAAAACACTGGTAAGtccctgttttcttttattttcagcaACTTCATATGGTCAAGGAACCTACTTTGCTGTAGATGCCAGCTACTCAGCCAGTACAATCTACTCTAAACCAGCTGCTGATGGGTCTCAGTTAATGTTTGTGGCTTGAGTCCTGACTGGAACTTACACCCTTGGCCACTCCAAAATTGAAGGTGCCTCCTCaggcctccaccagcagccagacGACCGCTACGACAGTTTGGTTAATAACATCcccagcatgtgtgtgttgtgttccaTCACAGCCAGGCGTACCCAGACTACCTCATCACTTTCATCTGATGGCAGTGGGAACAATTAAATATAATGAAAAATGTTGAATTACAATGTTATATACTGTTCAGATGAAAACAAGCAATATaaagttttatgtttatttcaaaaGTTTTAATAGGAAGAGTAGGCTagttaaaaacaaaatggagTTTAAAAGGTTTTTGCACAAATGTTCCTATAGTTGAAAGAGTAAAAATTGATATTTTACTATTAACTACTTTACTATGATATTTTTTACTATTTAACTATTTACTACTAGTTTGTTTCTACTGTAATTATAAGAATAAAGCTGATTGTTTCAGTGTTAAGATGTGaaaggaagcaaaacaaaagtgtCACTGGTTAACAAATCACTTCCTTTCTGCTCTTTACTTCAATCAGAGGTCTTTTAATTTAAACTCATTAATTATACACTTCTTTTTAATGTTCTGACTACTCATCTTGCCAGTTAAATATGTAATCTTGCTTTCAGATGTGAAACCCTCCTCCAGCGTCTGTagagctgtgtctctctgaAAATATGCATATGTGTTGCCAAGGTTACAAGAAGTCACAAAATTTGCCACCACCCTAAtttgaataatttgtaaataGTTTTTTAGTTTTCATAGACATTAAAATAGGTTTTAAAAATAGGTTTTAAACTATAAAAGAGTTGgttttaattactgtatgtgtcagtgTGATATTTTAGTTCTGCCACCAAATAACTACTAGATATTACATATTTTGCTTTTGTCCTATATTGTTAAATGTTGGAATGTCAAATACACTATcgatattattttattcatcaaAAATTGGCGTTTAGTTCAGGCAGCTTGTTTGTGTAATTTTAAAACTTTGCTTTCTTTCCCAACTACTGTAGCTAGATAGGTGTGTAGGTAacctcagacagacacacagtgaataAGGTAAATTATTGAGAAAGCGTGAAACATAAAGTTAAATGCTGACACTGTTGACACTACGATGACGCTGACAGCCTGTAAGTTCTTTAGTACCGGGGCGGTATGAAAGTGATACAGAAAGTGCCAACAAAGGTCGCCAAACTTATGAAAAGTCCCCAACAACTCCATAAAAAGTCATCAAATTTGTTGCTAGTAGCTTTTGACAAAAATGTTGCAGAGATGGTTTGAATTGTCCACAGATTTAGCGACAAAGGTGCCAACCTTGGGAACTTCTCTGATTTCCAGGAACTGTAGCATTTCCTGGAAAGTGATTTCCAGGAACTCTTGCAGTTACTGGAAATCAACGCCTACAAATGAGCCTCCTGGGGAAGACTAAAAAgctactgctacagtacataacaGGTAGATGTCCAATAGTGTCCTTTCAAAAAAActgttacagtacagttactGGAACTCACTGGAACTGGATATGTAGTGTGAGGTAGTGGATGATCACCACTGTTTTCCTCCAGATGTACTAAACAAAATCAACAAACATTAGCTAAAGTAAGCATATTTCAGTTCTTTCTGCAAATGCCTCTACTCTTATTGTGACACAATGGGGTTCCAGTGTCCAGAAGCAATCCTCAGCTCATCTTGTGAACAGTTGTTTCGGCTTGACAGTAAACGGCTTGATTATCCGTTACTTCTCACTTACACTTAAAAGCGATAACACATTATGTAACACTGTTGATTTATGATTATTTTTATGATTTAATGAGCTTGGTGTACACCTGACACATATGAATTTAGGTTGGCTGCCGAGTGGAAACTCCCCAGCCTAGAGGGGGGTGATCATGAGATAAGTTTTAAGAAACAGGATTTGACAAAGTAAAGTTATTTGTCAAAACACAATGCTGGAAATCCCCTAAACAACCAAAACATGTCAGAATCCCTCCCCCTGGAAGATATAAGTACACCTTCAGTCTACGGAGGGTggctcatttgtttttgtcactgGAATAATCACTGGAACTGTTTTCACTTTCGTTTTGGGATCTAAGTGTATTTAAAACACTTGGACACTGTTAATTTTGGAACTACTGTAACCGTTTTGGATTTAGCTAATTTTGCAACTGGATGTTTTTGCCTTCATCATTTTTAAATAAGAAGATTTTACACCTAATAGATTGTGGGATAGGTGCTTGAAACACAAGTTGAATCAAGTTAAATGACAAAGCTGTGATCAGAAATCTAAGAACTAGTGAGTAACTCGGTGCACATGGACAGGAGCTGCTCcattaaaaaactaaataaaacattaatattggGGTAAAATGAAGGAATAAAATGGAGGAAACCAAAGATttcacagacaaaaacacaaaaattagaaagcattttcaaaacaaacgAGAATATGGGAAAGTCATCTGCGGAAATATTGAAAACACTAGAGGCAACCtctacaaaaaaaagaaaaaagaaggtAAGACATGACTTTGACATTCTCTATaagttaaaaaaatgttttatacaaTTAGAAATTAACTTATTTGAAACTTTGAACTTGTTAATAGACCAGGAGAAGGTTTTGCAGAAAAAAGAACATGATGTAACGCTTTCAAGTGAAAagcggtgtgtgtctgtgatcgCAAACAGTCTTCCACAGACCTCTAATCAGTTACCACAGGTAAGCTGAAATGTTGTCATTCAGAATgggaacagaacaacaacaagacCAGTTTGAGTAAAATTGAAAGGGGAATGTGATTCAAATGTTCTGTATGTCAATGTGCTGATAATTATTAAACTAAAGGGTCAATTTTAGAGGCGCTGTAGAGAAATGGGAGATGCATAAGGTCAGTACTCTTATTGACAACTCTTTGTTTGATTCAAAGGTCAGAGTCCTGATGCAGGACCCCTCCTTTGCCGCTAAAGAGATCAGAGTGTATAGAGAGAATACTATGCCAATCGGGAAAGACATCACAGTTGTGGAGAAGTTCAAACTGGTGGAAGAAGTGTTTACTCGAGAAAGCCATTCAAATTACCCTGAAGTTAAAATCTGTATAAGTAACAATAAGATAATTTTGGAAGGACCTGACCAGGAAGTATTTTCAGGAGCTAAAAGACTGGATGAATTGATGAACAAAGTCATACAAAAAACTGTTAAACTTCCCAAAGAGTTAATAACCTTCATACATTTTAGTGATGCCATCTCCAAGTACAAGGTTGGCCTCCAACAAAGCTTTAGAAATCCTGTTTCCCTAGAGGTTGGATCAGATCTGGTtttgtccagtctgtcctcAGAAGCTCTGGATGAAGCCGAAGCTGCAATACTAAGAGACCTGACAGTGGACACTGTGCAGCTtcagggagctgcagctgttccttCAGATGTGGACAGAGTTAAAGAAATCCTCACCAAAGCCAAGAATGAAGAAAATCAACAAGGTTTAAAAGTGGAGACCAGTTTCATCCCAGGAACAAGTGGAACATCTGAGACAAACGTCCAACTTATAGGATACAGTGAAAATGTGAAGAAACTGAAAGAGATTCTACATGACTACCAAATGAACCATGCTTTAACTCAAGAAATTTTGGATATATCTCCAGATCTGGTCGACTGTTTTGATAAAGTCTTAGATCTAGTTGGTATAAAACCAACAGAGATGATATTCAAAGCCTCAAACACTCCACATCCTCATGTGCTTGTGTCTGGTCCTTGTTGTCGGGTACAGGAGGTGCAGCAAAAACTCAGAGCAGCCACTTTGATATCAGATACACTGGTTTTGTATGGACCAGGGGCTCAGAGGTTCTTCCAGGCAGAAGGtagaacaaacatggagctggtggagactGCCTGTAAGGTCATTATCAAGGAAGGAAAATGTGTGGTCTCCCCATATGTGACAACAGAACCAcgaagcatcagcagctccaggaccaTCAGCTTTAGAAGTTTACAAATGCCCAGAACAAAGGTGGAGATCAAGCTCGGCAGTTTAGAAGATCAGAAGGTGAGAACCCTTTTTTGATTTATGTGTTAATTTAAGTGAAATGCATATTTTTTCATAGCATCACATATTTTTACAGGTGAATGCAGTGGTGGTCCCTATGCTCAACAGAAAGCTGACATCTACTGGAATTGGCAAATGTCTTTCAAAAAAAGCACCTTATATTAGGCGAAAGTTTGTCCTGGCGGCAGCAAAGTGCACCATCCAGCCTGGAGATGTCATGCAGGTTGATGCTCCTCCATCTCTGGGCTGCTCCAAGATCTTCTTCATTGAGTGTCTGCCGTGGGACGGAGTCAGAGGACAGAGTGTACAGGTAAAAAAAATGCTATTACTGGTGAGGGCATCTGCTAAAATCTAAACTTAACCCAACCACTCTACAGAACCACTGAATTtacagtgtgaaaacattacacacCTTTGCCTAAAAAGATGCAACCTGGTTGATAATGCATGGTCATAATagaaattaataatataatggTAATTTCAGTAATTCAGTAATTTCATTgtaatgtttttgttcttttgtttcgCAGTAATTGCCTTTCTAAATCATCAGAGGTTTACAGTACAGAGGTTTTTACAGTGCAGCGATGACGTTACAGCAGTGAGAGTGTGCGAGCTAGTGAGAACCAGTGTTGCCAAATATTCAATATTCATCTTATTCATAAgatagttttggggtctgtacaGTCTACAATATTGTAGACTAAGtatacaatagttttgacaTTTGCTTGATTGAGGCGCACATCAACAGAAATGTGATTGTGATTGAAATGTGCATTGTTCTTTTTTAATAAGGAAAGCCCCCTCACCTTTTACTTGTAATTGTATTTATCAAACCTACAGTATACGTACTTGAGTGAAGTTGAATCTTCTTATGATATACAGTTAGTTACGTACTGTAGATAGAACACACTTGTCTGTGGCCCTTtttatgaagagggacaaccaccccgctTGTCCAGTCAAGAGGAACTGTGCCCAGCATCCATtcgatgttgcagaggcatgtcacccaagacagacccacaacatccagagacatGAGGTACTTAAGACTGTCCAATACCATCCTCATTCGAGGTCAACAGCTGCCCACCTCCAGAACTGCTTCCTCCTTCTGAGGAGGCATTTTGGCTTGCAAAAATCTCTCTGAGGCTGAATGATATTCCTCCTCTATGGCCTCCGTGAACTCCTCCCATGCCTGAGTCTTTGCCtccacaacatcctgggctGCAGTACGCTTGGCTGTCAGTACTCATCAGCTGCCACAGGAGTCCCACATGTCATCCAGGCCTGATGAGTCAGCTTGACGGCATCCCTTACCTCCATAGGCCCCCGCCGGATTCAGAGATTacttgggttccagagcccaagCTGTGCATGGAGGTGAGCCTGAATTTTTCTAGCCAGTAgtgctcaacctcctgcacaagctcaggctccttcctCCCCATTGActtaacattccatgtcccaatagccaaaTTGGTTGTCCAGAGATTGGGTCGCAAAGGCTCCCGCCTTTGACTGCTACCCaatctgctttgttttgccCCCTACGACACCTCCTGTTTCATGGACAGTCCCACATCGCTCCTTTGGGCTGTGCCTGGCCAGGTTCCATGGGAGtgggcccggccaccaggcgcttgCCTGCGAACCACAACCCCGGCTTGGCTCCAGGCTGGGGCCCCAGCTGCGCCATATCAAGTGAAATCTTGGTCCTTGTTATTATTGTTAGCGGCATTAAGTCCCAGACAACATAACTCCAGGGGTCATTCAAAACATCCAAGTGACTTTGTATTGATTTAAGTCGAGGCATGATGCTAGGCCAATCCAGTACATTTTTCCGATCCTGTGTCACAGGCTGTTGTACCTTTTTAGCCTGGctgctcatttttatttttttttaacaatttttatttcttgtgttaatttttgtgctgtgttcTGTGCTATCGTTGTTGTTATGATTTGTAtttacaacagcaacaacagcacttgtacagtacatgtatttgTTGAAAATGCGTCTTTTATAACAAAAtgtctgtattttgttttcCAGGTTCTTGGTAATGCATTGAAGAGGTGTCTGGACCTCTGTGTGCAGCAGGGCTGCAGTTCAGTTGCCTTTCCTGTCATTGGACCTGGACTGGTTCTAAAGTACCCACTGAGAGAAGCAGTTGAGGTCCTGACTGATACCATTCAACAGTTTGAATTGTCTGCATCTTCTGGGTCTCTGTCCACcatccatgttgtcattaaACCTGGCTATGCTAATGCAAAAGAGGTATAAATGACTAATGTAACTGAGATGAATGTACAACTTTTATGAACTGTATAATtgtataattgtgttttttctatttacaGTGCTACCACGATATCTATAGACTCCTCAGTTTGAACATGACCCAAGGAGGCCAAGGTAAACAAGAGAACTGCTCTGAACAACTCTGATAACAGATCTGTCAATTTGATACACTATTTGAATGTTCTAACAAtttagctgcagacaaacagcagacaaGCATCAACAtgattttcttcttctcagtAATTTTCAGGTCAATCAATACTGACCTTGATGAGATCTCCATGACTGTGGAAGGCGGCGTTAAGCTAACGCTGGTGTTTGGTGACATCACTAATGAGACCACAGACGGCATAGTAAACACAACTGACTTTGTGAATTTTAATGGCGGTAGGTGTAGACCATGTCTATTAAGAACTATTAGATAGAAGAACTGTACTGTAGGCACAGATTGTAGGAGACCCTCACTAGCCTCAGTTTATTTACTCAGTGCTCACTTGAGGAACAAACCAATGTGGTAAACATTACCTGCTAAATATCAAGACTGTTGCATACTGGAATATCATCTTTTTTAATAGATGGTGTCTCCAAACATATCTTAACTGTAGCTGGTCCAGAGATTGAGGCTCAACTGAAAGGAGGTAAGAAAACAACCAAGTTGTCAATTTAAGGAACACATTTTCACTGTCTTATTa carries:
- the LOC114849655 gene encoding protein mono-ADP-ribosyltransferase PARP14-like isoform X3, coding for MGKSSAEILKTLEATSTKKRKKKVRVLMQDPSFAAKEIRVYRENTMPIGKDITVVEKFKLVEEVFTRESHSNYPEVKICISNNKIILEGPDQEVFSGAKRLDELMNKVIQKTVKLPKELITFIHFSDAISKYKVGLQQSFRNPVSLEVGSDLVLSSLSSEALDEAEAAILRDLTVDTVQLQGAAAVPSDVDRVKEILTKAKNEENQQGLKVETSFIPGTSGTSETNVQLIGYSENVKKLKEILHDYQMNHALTQEILDISPDLVDCFDKVLDLVGIKPTEMIFKASNTPHPHVLVSGPCCRVQEVQQKLRAATLISDTLVLYGPGAQRFFQAEGRTNMELVETACKVIIKEGKCVVSPYVTTEPRSISSSRTISFRSLQMPRTKVEIKLGSLEDQKVNAVVVPMLNRKLTSTGIGKCLSKKAPYIRRKFVLAAAKCTIQPGDVMQVDAPPSLGCSKIFFIECLPWDGVRGQSVQVLGNALKRCLDLCVQQGCSSVAFPVIGPGLVLKYPLREAVEVLTDTIQQFELSASSGSLSTIHVVIKPGYANAKECYHDIYRLLSLNMTQGGQVIFRSINTDLDEISMTVEGGVKLTLVFGDITNETTDGIVNTTDFVNFNGDGVSKHILTVAGPEIEAQLKGAKVNQGEVFITNPGSFPCKAILHVCGKRDAGVIEQLASKIIQHCETFELKSVAIPAICAGAGKMDPVVVAGAILQGIKTITSSTPLFCLTDIRLVLFKINVFFAFKEKAMQVFPTGVINEVSASQMLHVQQQQQQQQPLFANTDLNILCTNSRNEHSVFWFLGLTTQTVDTAMTKLKELYRAHCSTKTFTQEQLKDLSQDNINDLEQLVETQGLYMQRDQSGQGSLTVCGLKDGVSQVMQMVNGFQQGSLVREMRVRDEDELYLRVAWCILGCNGNWERLPKTANYDLENNDASGEMVDARGNSWSVNLQAMEATRRQTGQKTKLKRLENRPDFTLPLYWDNMTTTETMKVVVLHPSSAEYRAVKEAFKRTDTKTVIKIERVQNIHLCRAYEARKKQMSDTNKLEGGTRERFLYHGTSQDNCSSIIKTGFNRSFAGQNATLYGHGTYFAVDASYSANTKYSKPAADGSQLMFVARVLTGTYTLGHSDTKVPPPRNVEQPDNFYDSLVDNISNPSMYVVFHDSQAYPDYLITFK
- the LOC114849655 gene encoding protein mono-ADP-ribosyltransferase PARP14-like isoform X2 produces the protein MEETKDFTDKNTKIRKHFQNKREYGKVICGNIENTRGNLYKKKKKEDQEKVLQKKEHDVTLSSEKRCVSVIANSLPQTSNQLPQVRVLMQDPSFAAKEIRVYRENTMPIGKDITVVEKFKLVEEVFTRESHSNYPEVKICISNNKIILEGPDQEVFSGAKRLDELMNKVIQKTVKLPKELITFIHFSDAISKYKVGLQQSFRNPVSLEVGSDLVLSSLSSEALDEAEAAILRDLTVDTVQLQGAAAVPSDVDRVKEILTKAKNEENQQGLKVETSFIPGTSGTSETNVQLIGYSENVKKLKEILHDYQMNHALTQEILDISPDLVDCFDKVLDLVGIKPTEMIFKASNTPHPHVLVSGPCCRVQEVQQKLRAATLISDTLVLYGPGAQRFFQAEGRTNMELVETACKVIIKEGKCVVSPYVTTEPRSISSSRTISFRSLQMPRTKVEIKLGSLEDQKVNAVVVPMLNRKLTSTGIGKCLSKKAPYIRRKFVLAAAKCTIQPGDVMQVDAPPSLGCSKIFFIECLPWDGVRGQSVQVLGNALKRCLDLCVQQGCSSVAFPVIGPGLVLKYPLREAVEVLTDTIQQFELSASSGSLSTIHVVIKPGYANAKECYHDIYRLLSLNMTQGGQVIFRSINTDLDEISMTVEGGVKLTLVFGDITNETTDGIVNTTDFVNFNGDGVSKHILTVAGPEIEAQLKGAKVNQGEVFITNPGSFPCKAILHVCGKRDAGVIEQLASKIIQHCETFELKSVAIPAICAGAGKMDPVVVAGAILQGIKTITSSTPLFCLTDIRLVLFKINVFFAFKEKAMQVFPTGVINEVSASQMLHVQQQQQQQQPLFANTDLNILCTNSRNEHSVFWFLGLTTQTVDTAMTKLKELYRAHCSTKTFTQEQLKDLSQDNINDLEQLVETQGLYMQRDQSGQGSLTVCGLKDGVSQVMQMVNGFQQGSLVREMRVRDEDELYLRVAWCILGCNGNWERLPKTANYDLENNDASGEMVDARGNSWSVNLQAMEATRRQTGQKTKLKRLENRPDFTLPLYWDNMTTTETMKVVVLHPSSAEYRAVKEAFKRTDTKTVIKIERVQNIHLCRAYEARKKQMSDTNKLEGGTRERFLYHGTSQDNCSSIIKTGFNRSFAGQNATLYGHGTYFAVDASYSANTKYSKPAADGSQLMFVARVLTGTYTLGHSDTKVPPPRNVEQPDNFYDSLVDNISNPSMYVVFHDSQAYPDYLITFK